The sequence below is a genomic window from Vibrio spartinae.
ATCAGCGAGAATCGGCGGATTCTAGCATAGTTCCATGATTAATTTCTAATGGTATTTCTGAAGACGTCAGGAAACAGATTCCCTGTTTTCATCCAAGCGCCTCCCTCTCAGATGACTTACTGACTGATATACTCAACAACATTCAGTCCAAACCCACCCAATGCATGATATTTTTTATTCGCGGAGGAGAGCAACTTCATATCAGTGACACCCAAGTCAGCAAGGATTTGTGAACCCACACCGACACGGCGGGATGTCCCTTGTTTTTTTGCCATCGCAGGCGCTTCACCTTTATCCTGTAACTCAAACATCTTGACCCGATGAATAATCAGTTCCGAAGACTCTTCATTGCCGAGCAAAACTAACACACCACCTTCAACACTAATACGTTTCATCGCATCTTCAATACTCCAGCTCCGATCGGTATTCCGATCACTATGCAGGACATCCGTGAATGTGTTGATCAGGTGAACTCGGACAAGAGGAGCATCCTGGCTCTCTTGCTCTTTGACCAATGCATAATGAACTTGATTATCGATGACATCACGATAAGTGATTAAATCGAATTCACCATAAGCAGTTGGCAACTGACAAGTTGCAACACGCTCAATGGTTGTTTCCGTGTTGTTCCGGTATTCAATGAGGTCAGCAATCGTCCCGAGCTTAATTTGGTGCTTCTCGGCAAATACTTCCAGATCGGGACGTCTTGCCATGCTACCGTCTTCTTTAAGAATCTCGACAATTACCGAAGCCGGTTCAAAACCGGCTAATCTTGCCAAGTCACACCCGGCTTCAGTATGTCCGGCACGAATCAATACGCCACCATCTTGCGCGGCAAGAGGGAAAATATGGCCCGGTTGAACAAGATCAGAAGCCTTTGCATCAGGCGCAACCGCAGCCTGCACAGTCCGGGCACGATCACCGGCCGAAATCCCCGTAGTAACGCCTTCAGCAGCTTCAATCGAAACCGTAAAATTGGTGGTAAACTGGGCGTTATTATCTTGAACCATCGGCGCCAGTCCCAAATGCTGACAACGCTCTTTAGTCATCGTCAGACAAATCAGCCCCCGCCCATGCGTTGCCATAAAATTAATCGCTTCTGGTGTAATATGCTCTGCGGCAATAATCATATCACCTTCATTTTCACGATCTTCATCGTCCATCAGGATAACTATTTTACCCTGACGAATATCTTCGATAATTTCTTGGGGGGTGCTAATTGCCATCGTTCTTATCCT
It includes:
- the ribBA gene encoding bifunctional 3,4-dihydroxy-2-butanone-4-phosphate synthase/GTP cyclohydrolase II, with protein sequence MAISTPQEIIEDIRQGKIVILMDDEDRENEGDMIIAAEHITPEAINFMATHGRGLICLTMTKERCQHLGLAPMVQDNNAQFTTNFTVSIEAAEGVTTGISAGDRARTVQAAVAPDAKASDLVQPGHIFPLAAQDGGVLIRAGHTEAGCDLARLAGFEPASVIVEILKEDGSMARRPDLEVFAEKHQIKLGTIADLIEYRNNTETTIERVATCQLPTAYGEFDLITYRDVIDNQVHYALVKEQESQDAPLVRVHLINTFTDVLHSDRNTDRSWSIEDAMKRISVEGGVLVLLGNEESSELIIHRVKMFELQDKGEAPAMAKKQGTSRRVGVGSQILADLGVTDMKLLSSANKKYHALGGFGLNVVEYISQ